A portion of the Calliphora vicina chromosome 5, idCalVici1.1, whole genome shotgun sequence genome contains these proteins:
- the LOC135961006 gene encoding enoyl-CoA delta isomerase 1, mitochondrial-like, whose protein sequence is MLRSLRINLKITKPALRCFSSEHEKLITVETNNKTGIATLSLNRPPVNSLNLELLQTLKETINNLEDNKCQGLILTAKDNGVFTSGLDINELYEAQKERLEQFYAAFQDTWLVLYSSRLPTAALINGHSPAGGCVYATCCDFRVMLSNLTIGLNETKLGLVAPKYVTASFCNALPNRAAELALTQGKMFTTDEAFKVGLIDELATSKKEGLNKCEQFLASFKGVNSNARAFTKLQFRKSDIEAFQKERNADLNVFVSRVLEPKFQQQLGKYIENLRNKNK, encoded by the exons ATGTTGCGCTCTCtaagaattaatttaaaaatcacaaagccgGCCTTAAGATGTTTTTCATCTGAACATGAAAAACTAATAACAGTGGAAACAAATAACAAGACTGGTATTGCAACTTTAAGTCTGAATAGACCTCCtgtaaattctttaaatttagaattgCTACAAACTCTGAAGGAAACTATAAACAATCTTGAAGACAACAAATGTCAGGGTTTAATTTTAACTGCG AAGGATAATGGCGTATTTACTTCTGGTTTGGATATCAACGAATTGTATGAAGCGCAGAAAGAAAGACTGGAACAGTTTTATGCTGCTTTTCAAGATACCTGGCTGGTATTGTATAGCAGTCGTTTACCCACTGCAGCTTTAATAAAT GGTCATTCACCAGCCGGTGGTTGTGTGTATGCCACTTGTTGTGATTTTAGAGTAATGCTGTCAAATTTAACAATTGGCTTAAATGAAACTAAACTTGGCCTGGTAGCTCCAAAATATGTGACGGCATCATTTTGTAATGCGTTACCAAATCGTGCAGCCGAATTGGCTTTAACCCAGGGGAAAATGTTTACCACTGACGAAGCTTTCAAAGTTGGTTTGATCGATGAATTGGCTACAAGCAAAAAGGAAGGACTAAataaatgtgaacaatttttagCTTCATTTAAAGGGGTAAATTCGAATGCCAGAGCCTTTACCAAACTACAATTTCGCAAATCTGATATAGAGGCATTTCAAAAAGAAAGGAATGCAGATCTGAATGTTTTTGTGTCTCGTGTTTTGGAACCCAAATTTCAACAGCAGCTGGgcaaatatattgaaaacttaagaaataaaaataaataa
- the LOC135959581 gene encoding uncharacterized protein LOC135959581: MDMDFYNEHILTDLDRADYVGGIDNEAIFFEDLQVTAGLGRLGPDASHSNTTNAGGENLALPCTAKTETPVTSPSPMTTIGPDIILPPIPTVSARVSLTTAPATPHIGIIHHNNNNSNPTLSHLPESPPDSGSEPPYSPLQDVQGLTLNTRDIYNHSGGGVSGGANTSAPVINELHTMQVHHPPQPPPLPQHHYTTHLLNSPMHVNPLASPPAQDVLSAGIRVKHETGIIINPNSLTQTLNSQTPHALDTHIEMPSQQQAQLIYTNNHHHHHSSSNNQISYESLSNKLYANPGQPAPPPPYQINLNHLDHPSVVETPACVLGSIGDLPHVQVVGTSIPSTPTLSRTSAPSTPNHMSSTRKRKMTTQIDDPDFRCVKPDPGLILSPSRSSVCSTPLPGETSKRSSISPLNIQLSNHDMVDTPAPSNASLSPALSSVNMDGSVKNCDTSSQNGDALSPCIRFSPFQQQNWHKLCDQHLQDISVVYYRVDADKGFNFSVSDDAFVCQKKNHFQITCHARLQSEAKFVRTPSGLEKIKSFHLHFYGVKLEAPNQTIRIEQSQSDRSKKPFFPVPIDLQSHIVSKVTVGRLHFSETTNNNMRKKGRPNPEQRYFQLIVALHVHTASGDFPIISQGSDKIIVRASNPGQFESDVDLCWQRGLTQDSIYHAGRVGINTDRPDESLVIHGNLKISGHIVQPSDSRAKQEIGELDTSVQLRNLQKIRIVRYRLEPQFALHAGLKSHKDSEDIVDTGVIAQEVREVIPDAVQEAGSVVLPNGNVIENFLLVNKDRILMENIGAVKELCKVTDTLETRIENLERVNTRLQRAKENELQFLHCKSITTTSRDGYEICSNRTLQIIIFLLVIVMAACLAAVSTLYFVEHNKKQQNLKYLDSIQLLNNGHLYGHEGLTLTEQEHNFINMLKSARNHTHWPTFAYQPPIAPAAVLGEGLSRSQSRNNSEYQRADYRYLGTPDDALNPSSTQQLRNDEITVVMEKPSVSHELLQSYNEPQRATTAPTLARNNKTSISKHKNKWPQPQIVLRVMQSPTHRNALPSTRSLNLNGQPSEETAQNAAHNVSETSTEKIADVQQDFENNSIDTDSHQQAINRLKSAPAKIRIPAAKGSTHSEIQKLNVDIPIVSTSSSNIIDETGLVIENSATQSNLLRHPNSKGGELIIYKTVSPPTSTTSTTSSHSITNKVNTDAPHTNNSLDNQSISNKSRNFVDRTTDNSDLLQQLSNDNNESIYSATDIIGNPVDFILGLDDRQSLLGRRSTSPSSTSNAAHPSGNANAWVQNSMVFVDTFGEPEQCNSKTKREDISNCQSVCFEENNQLLAPNQSNLSLKPAEPKKIKSSLQQEEIDNENHSESEDNDAIHDSDDDLQSSYNGNLKNKETLNASILEASLSTQGKTTHSKQFSPKQLNADEQRSDDAENLDVLLEHTFSDENVEEDAKKAKKDKSDINLLQPKLSVDPDIPPTDTDCWKIRSCIWAERLNNTFATQDFCPKLGKSVNMTFVIPLSRFFKEQSIELHLTSSLPLQWVLCNLHEHSQNVLQRRRNTSLLLLNVPSRGYFVKDLILRATNDPEKSNVCQERPHEGNTILQYNFRIIRNCD; encoded by the exons ACCGAGCTGACTATGTGGGTGGAATCGACAATGAAGcaatattttttgaagatttaCAAGTAACAGCGGGTCTCGGTCGCTTGGGTCCAGATGCTAGCCACAGCAATACTACAAACGCAGGCGGTGAAAACTTAGCACTGCCATGTACAGCCAAAACAGAAACACCCGTAACATCCCCGTCACCCATGACCACAATAGGACCCGACATAATTCTACCACCAATACCAACGGTCTCGGCACGGGTTAGCTTAACCACGGCCCCAGCAACACCACACATTGGTATTATACatcacaacaataacaacagtaaTCCTACACTATCACACCTGCCAGAAAGTCCACCAGATTCAGGATCTGAACCACCCTACAGTCCGCTGCAGGATGTGCAGGGTTTAACCTTAAACACACGCGACATCTATAATCACAGTGGTGGTGGTGTTAGTGGTGGTGCTAACACATCAGCTCCGGTAATTAATGAGCTACATACTATGCAGGTGCATCATCCGCCACAACCGCCGCCCCTACCACAACATCACTATACAACACATTTACTAAACAGTCCAATGCATGTGAATCCTTTGGCAAGTCCACCCGCACAAGATGTGCTAAGTGCTGGCATACGTGTGAAGCATGAAACCGGTATCATTATCAATCCGAATAGCTTAACGCAAACACTTAATAGTCAGACGCCCCATGCCCTAGATACTCATATTGAGATGCCCAGCCAGCAGCAAGCACAGCTTATCTACACTaacaatcatcatcatcatcatagcAGCAGTAATAATCAAATTAGCTACGAGAGCCTATCGAACAAATTGTATGCGAATCCAGGACAACCAGCACCTCCGCCACCGTATCAGATTAATTTGAATCATCTAGATCATCCCTCAGTGGTGGAAACACCAGCTTGTGTGTTAGGCAGCATAGGAGATCTACCCCATGTACAAGTTGTTGGCACCAGCATACCCTCGACGCCAACTTTGAGCCGTACATCAGCACCCTCCACCCCAAATCATATGTCATCTACGCGAAAACGTAAAATGACCACACAAATTGATGATCCTGACTTTAGATGTGTTAAGCCAGATCCTGGTTTAATATTAAGTCCCTCGCGTAGTTCTGTCTGTTCCACACCCTTGCCGGGAGAGACCTCCAAGAGATCTTCTATATCGCCTTTAAACATACAACTTAGCAACCACGATATGGTTGACACACCTGCACCCTCAAATGCTTCTCTCTCGCCGGCTCTCTCCTCCGTCAACATGGATGGCAGTGTGAAAAATTGTGATACTAGTTCACAAAATGGTGATGCTCTAAGTCCGTGCATACGTTTTTCACCTTTCCAACAACAAAACTGGCATAAGTTGTGCGATCAGCATTTGCAGGATATATCAGTGGTGTACTATCGCGTCGATGCCGATAAAGGTTTCAATTTCTCCGTATCGGATGATGCCTTTGTGTGTCAGAAAAAGAATCACTTTCAAATAACTTGCCATGCTCGCCTGCAAAGTGAAGCGAAATTCGTTAGAACACCGTCCGGTTTAGAGAAAATCAAGTCCTTCCATTTGCATTTCTATGGGGTGAAACTAGAGGCGCCCAATCAAACTATACGCATTGAACAAAGTCAATCGGATCGTTCGAAGAAACCTTTCTTTCCTGTACC AATCGATCTCCAAAGTCACATTGTTAGTAAGGTAACAGTGGGGCGTTTACACTTTTCCGAAACTACCAACAATAATATGCGCAAAAAGGGACGTCCCAATCCCGAACAACGTTATTTCCAACTTATTGTAGCCTTACACGTCCACACCGCCTCCGGAGATTTCCCGATCATCAGTCAAGGAAGCGATAAAATTATTGTGCGTGCCTCCAATCCCGGACAATTTGAATCGGATGTTGATCTGTGTTGGCAACGAGGTCTTACCCAGGATTCCATTTACCATGCAGGCCGAGTGGGTATTAATACAGACCGTCCCGATGAAAGCCTAGTGATCCATGGGAATCTTAAAATATCCGGCCACATAGTACAGCCCAGTGATAGTCGAGCCAAGCAGGAAATCGGTGAATTAGACACCTCTGTACAGTTGCGCAATCTCCAAAAGATACGTATCGTACGTTATCGTCTGGAACCCCAGTTTGCTCTGCATGCTGGCCTCAAGAGTCACAAAGATTCGGAAGATATTGTTGACACCGGTGTTATAGCACAAGAGGTGCGTGAAGTGATACCGGATGCCGTGCAAGAGGCTGGCAGTGTTGTACTGCCAAACGGCAAtgtcattgaaaatttcctattGGTCAATAAGGATCGCAtacttatggaaaatattggTGCCGTAAAGGAGCTGTGCAAAGTGACGGACACTTTAGAGACACGCATTGAAAATTTAGAGCGTGTAAATACCCGCTTACAGCGAGCTAAAGAGAACGAATTACAGTTTTTGCATTGCAAAAGTATAACGACAACTAGCCGGGATGGCTATGAAATCTGTTCGAATAGAACACTACAAATAATAATCTTTCTATTAGTTATAGTTATGGCCGCCTG TTTGGCTGCCGTCTCCACGTTGTATTTTGTTGAGCACaataagaaacaacaaaatttgaaatatctagaCAGCATACAACTCTTAAACAATGGCCATTTATATGGTCACGAAGGTCTAACACTAACAGAGCAGGAACACAATTtcataaatatgctgaaatctGCAAGAAATCATACACATTGGCCAACATTTGCTTATCAACCACCCATCGCACCAGCAGCAGTGTTGGGAGAAGGACTTTCAAGATCTCAAAGTCGCAATAATTCCGAATACCAACGAGCCGACTATCGATACTTGGGAACGCCAGACGATGCTCTAAATCCCTCATCAACACAACAATTAAGGAATGATGAAATCACAGTGGTAATGGAGAAACCCTCGGTGAGTCATGAACTTTTGCAGAGCTACAATGAACCCCAAAGAGCCACTACAGCACCAACTCTGGCTCGTAACAATAAGACGTCCATTAGtaagcataaaaataaatggccTCAGCCGCAAATAGTCTTGAGAGTAATGCAATCACCCACTCATCGTAATGCTTTACCCTCAACGCGTTCTCTGAACTTAAACGGGCAGCCAAGTGAAGAAACTGCTCAGAATGCTGCACATAATGTGAGCGAAACATCAACCGAAAAAATTGCTGATGTTCAACAAGATTTCGAAAATAATTCCATCGATACAGACTCACATCAACAGGCTATCAATCGTTTGAAGTCAGCACCGGCCAAAATACGTATACCAGCGGCCAAGGGGTCCACTCATAGTGAAATACAAAAGCTAAATGTCGACATACCCATAGTAAGTACATCGAGCAGTAATATCATTGATGAGACAGGGCTAGTAATTGAAAATTCGGCCACCCAATCGAATCTGTTAAGACATCCCAACTCCAAGGGAGGAGAACTAATTATATACAAAACTGTTTCACCGCCCACCTCCACTACCAGCACCACAAGTAGTCACAGCATTACGAATAAAGTCAACACCGATGCTCCACACACGAATAATTCCTTGGATAATCAATCCATTTCAAATAAAAGTCGTAATTTCGTGGATCGTACCACCGACAACTCTGATCTATTGCAACAACTATCAAATGATAATAACGAATCGATCTATAGTGCCACTGATATTATTGGAAATCCAGTTGATTTCATTTTGGGTCTAGATGATCGTCAATCTCTTTTAGGACGTCGATCCACATCGCCGTCATCAACTTCAAATGCGGCTCATCCGTCAGGTAATGCAAATGCATGGGTGCAAAATTCCATGGTTTTTGTGGATACTTTTGGTGAACCAGAACAATGTAATAGTAAAACTAAACGTGAAGATATATCCAACTGTCAG TCTGTTTGCTTCGAGGAGAACAATCAACTCTTAGCACCCAATCAATCAAATTTAAGCTTGAAACCTGCCGAACCCAAGAAAATCAAATCCTCTCTACAGCAAGAGGAAATCGATAATGAAAATCATAGTGAATCTGAAGATAATGATGCAATACATGACTCGGACGACGACTTACAATCAAGCTACAATGGAAAtcttaaaaacaaagaaactcTTAATGCCTCCATATTGGAGGCATCATTGTCAACACAAGGCAAAACAACTCACTCTAAACAGTTTTCCCCAAAACAACTGAACGCCGATGAACAACGCAGCGATGATGCGGAAAATTTGGATGTTCTATTGGAGCATACATTCTCCGATGAAAATGTTGAGGAGGACGCGAAAAAAGCGAAAAAAGATAAAAGCGATATTAATCTACTGCAACCCAAATTATCCGTAGATCCAGATATACCACCCACAGATACGGATTGTTGGAAAATACGCAGTTGTATATGGGCCGAACGTTTAAATAATACTTTTGCAACGCAAGACTTTTGTCCCAAACTGGGAAAATCGGTGAACATGACATTCGTCATACCGTTGTCTCGTTTCTTCAAGGAACAAAGTATTGAATTACATTTAAC GTCTTCTTTACCTTTACAATGGGTACTTTGCAATTTACATGAACATTCTCAAAATGTATTGCAGCGTAGACGTAACACCTCGTTACTTCTACTCAATGTTCCCAGTCGGGGTTATTTTGTTAAAGATTTAATTTTACGTGCCACCAATGATCCAGAAAAG TCAAATGTTTGCCAGGAGCGACCCCACGAAGGCAACACCATATTGCAGTACAATTTTAGAATTATAAGAAATTGTGattaa
- the mRpS17 gene encoding small ribosomal subunit protein uS17m, which yields MSARNLILMGQCMPCVKQNASKIRIRRMELDRNLNMYFKKDEFYFAHDPQKVCKTGDVVLIRELPERLTRLITHKVEKVVYQLGDITDPITGKPVVAGKYRDQIEEANRMFGKSEKAFDYSKAPPRGRLEGTKDFTHGETYIKYHEDGKDQPFAV from the exons ATGTCAGCACGCAATTTAATACTGATGGGACAATGTATGCCCTGTGTAAAACAAAATGCATCCAAAATACGCATACGACGCATGGAATTGGATAGAAATCTTAATATG TACTTTAAAAAAGATGAATTCTACTTTGCCCATGATCCCCAAAAAGTCTGCAAGACAGGTGATGTTGTCTTAATACGCGAATTGCCCGAGCGCCTAACACGTCTCATTACCCATAAAGTGGAAAAAGTTGTTTATCAACTTGGTGACATAACGGATCCTATAACCGGCAAACCTGTTGTGGCTGGCAAATATCGTGATCAAATCGAAGAGGCCAATCGTATGTTTGGTAAATCAGAGAAAGCTTTCGACTATAGTAAAGCACCACCCCGTGGCCGTTTGGAAGGTACAAAAGACTTTACACATGGTGAAACTTACATTAAGTATCATGAGGATGGAAAAGATCAACCCTTTGCTGTTTAA